A single Lactuca sativa cultivar Salinas chromosome 8, Lsat_Salinas_v11, whole genome shotgun sequence DNA region contains:
- the LOC111878244 gene encoding uncharacterized protein LOC111878244 isoform X1 translates to MDETEIHDLADDADYAAASQQGSSIMSGNDTSNQNNPIDPENAETVYMKDHVTIHPSQYATVRISGRLKLIKQDSLLFMSWMPYTGQTSNARLSDRDKNLYTIRAVSFADIRSIRRHTPAIGWQYVIVVLSSGLAYPPLYFYNGGLREFIATIKQHVFIARSAEDANVFLVNNFQDPLQRILSSMELPRALSSSSFTDSPFSDNQERLEDGGSRHKRDISIQVLEKFSLVTRFARETTSQLFRENLFDDIGTNENKKNNQERPHEIASNEAPIPSDPFELDKTSLVWGKPRQPPLGHEEWATFLDSEGRVEDLNALKKRIFYGGVEHSIRKEIWPILLGYYAYDSTYIERQHFMAVKKSEYEIIRNQWQSISPEQAKRFSKFRDRKSLIEKDVVRTDRSHPFYEGDENPNVDLLHNILVTYSFYNFDLGYCQGMSDLLSPILFIMEDESESFWCFVSLMERLGPNFNRDQNGMHSQLFALSKLVELLDSPLHSYFKQKDCLNCFFCFRWILIQFKREFEYDKLLRLWEVLWTHYPSEHLHLYMCIAILKRNRAKIMGEKMGFDTLLQYINELSGQIEVDGVLREAEALCVCAGENGVAAIPPGTPPSLPVEDESIYQHDDEVL, encoded by the exons ATGGATGAAACGGAGATTCATGATTTGGCGGACGACGCTGATTACGCTGCCGCGTCCCAACAA GGCTCCTCAATCATGTCTGGGAATGATACTAGTAATCAAAACAATCCCATTGACCCAGAAAATGCAGAAACAGTATACATGAAGGATCATGTGACAATTCATCCAAGTCAGTATGCCACAGTAAGGATTAGCGGGCGTTTGAAGTTGATTAAGCAAGATTCTTTATTATTTATG TCATGGATGCCTTATACAGGGCAAACCTCAAATGCTAGACTCTCGGATAGAG ATAAAAATTTATATACCATAAGAGCAGTGTCTTTTGCTGATATCCGATCAATTCGTAGGCACACTCCAGCTATTGGGTGGCAATATGTTATTGTTGTTCTGTCATCTG GCCTTGCGTATCCTCCCCTTTACTTCTATAATGGAGGACTACGAGAGTTTATTGCTACAATTAAGCAACATGTTTTTATTGCCAG GTCTGCAGAAGATGCAAACGTGTTTCTTGTAAATAACTTTCAAGATCCTCTTCAG AGAATTTTATCTTCAATGGAGCTTCCAAGagctttatcttcatcttcatttaCCGATTCGCCCTTCAGTGATAATCAAGAAAGACTCGAAGATGGTGGTAGTAGGCATAAACGTGATATTTCAATTCAGGTTTTGGAAAAATTCTCCCTTGTGACAAGATTTGCACGAGAAACAACCTCCCAATTATTTCGTGAAAACCTCTTTGATGATATTGGAACTAATGAAAACAAGAAGAATAACCAAGAAAGACCTCATGAAATAGCCTCCAATGAAGCTCCTATTCCCTCTGACCCTTTTGAG CTTGATAAAACATCACTGGTATGGGGAAAACCAAGGCAGCCTCCTTTGGGCCATGAAGAG TGGGCTACGTTTTTGGATTCTGAAGGCCGAGTTGAGGATCTAAACGCTTTGAAAAAGAGAATATTCTATGGTGGAGTTGAGCACAGTATAAGAAAAGAG ATTTGGCCAATCTTATTGGGATATTATGCATATGACTCTACATATATCGAAAGACAACATTTTATGGCTGTCAAAAAGTCAGAATATGAAATTATCAGAAACCAATGGCAG AGCATTTCTCCAGAGCAggcaaaaagattttcaaaatttagAGACAGGAAGAGTTTAATCGAAAAGGATGTG GTAAGGACAGACAGATCGCATCCGTTTTATGAAggagatgaaaaccctaatgtggATCTTTTGCACAACATACTGGTGACCTACtcattttacaattttgaccttGGTTATTGTCAG GGAATGAGTGATCTCCTATCACCAATATTATTCATCATGGAAGATGAATCGGAATCATTTTGGTGTTTTGTCTCTTTAATGGAACGCCTTGGACCAAATTTCAACCGTGACCAGAATGGCATGCACTCTCAACTCTTTGCACTCTCAAAG CTTGTGGAATTGTTAGACAGTCCGTTGCACAGTTATTTCAAGCAGAAAGATTGCTTGAATTGTTTCTTTTGTTTCCGATGGATTCTTATACAATTCAAAAG GGAGTTTGAATACGATAAGTTATTGAGGTTATGGGAGGTATTATGGACTCATTATCCAAGTGAGCATCTTCATCTTTACATGTGTATAGCAATCTTGAAACGGAATCGAGCCAAAATTATGGGGGAGAAAATGGGATTTGACACACTTTTACAATACATTAACGAATTGTCGGGTCAAATTGAGGTGGATGGTGTTCTTCGTGAAGCTGAGGCTCTTTGCGTGTGCGCCGGAGAAAATGGTGTCGCCGCCATTCCGCCGGGAACACCGCCATCGTTGCCTGTTGAAGATGAGTCGATATATCAACATGATGATGAGGTTTTGTAA
- the LOC111878244 gene encoding uncharacterized protein LOC111878244 isoform X2 has translation MPYTGQTSNARLSDRDKNLYTIRAVSFADIRSIRRHTPAIGWQYVIVVLSSGLAYPPLYFYNGGLREFIATIKQHVFIARSAEDANVFLVNNFQDPLQRILSSMELPRALSSSSFTDSPFSDNQERLEDGGSRHKRDISIQVLEKFSLVTRFARETTSQLFRENLFDDIGTNENKKNNQERPHEIASNEAPIPSDPFELDKTSLVWGKPRQPPLGHEEWATFLDSEGRVEDLNALKKRIFYGGVEHSIRKEIWPILLGYYAYDSTYIERQHFMAVKKSEYEIIRNQWQSISPEQAKRFSKFRDRKSLIEKDVVRTDRSHPFYEGDENPNVDLLHNILVTYSFYNFDLGYCQGMSDLLSPILFIMEDESESFWCFVSLMERLGPNFNRDQNGMHSQLFALSKLVELLDSPLHSYFKQKDCLNCFFCFRWILIQFKREFEYDKLLRLWEVLWTHYPSEHLHLYMCIAILKRNRAKIMGEKMGFDTLLQYINELSGQIEVDGVLREAEALCVCAGENGVAAIPPGTPPSLPVEDESIYQHDDEVL, from the exons ATGCCTTATACAGGGCAAACCTCAAATGCTAGACTCTCGGATAGAG ATAAAAATTTATATACCATAAGAGCAGTGTCTTTTGCTGATATCCGATCAATTCGTAGGCACACTCCAGCTATTGGGTGGCAATATGTTATTGTTGTTCTGTCATCTG GCCTTGCGTATCCTCCCCTTTACTTCTATAATGGAGGACTACGAGAGTTTATTGCTACAATTAAGCAACATGTTTTTATTGCCAG GTCTGCAGAAGATGCAAACGTGTTTCTTGTAAATAACTTTCAAGATCCTCTTCAG AGAATTTTATCTTCAATGGAGCTTCCAAGagctttatcttcatcttcatttaCCGATTCGCCCTTCAGTGATAATCAAGAAAGACTCGAAGATGGTGGTAGTAGGCATAAACGTGATATTTCAATTCAGGTTTTGGAAAAATTCTCCCTTGTGACAAGATTTGCACGAGAAACAACCTCCCAATTATTTCGTGAAAACCTCTTTGATGATATTGGAACTAATGAAAACAAGAAGAATAACCAAGAAAGACCTCATGAAATAGCCTCCAATGAAGCTCCTATTCCCTCTGACCCTTTTGAG CTTGATAAAACATCACTGGTATGGGGAAAACCAAGGCAGCCTCCTTTGGGCCATGAAGAG TGGGCTACGTTTTTGGATTCTGAAGGCCGAGTTGAGGATCTAAACGCTTTGAAAAAGAGAATATTCTATGGTGGAGTTGAGCACAGTATAAGAAAAGAG ATTTGGCCAATCTTATTGGGATATTATGCATATGACTCTACATATATCGAAAGACAACATTTTATGGCTGTCAAAAAGTCAGAATATGAAATTATCAGAAACCAATGGCAG AGCATTTCTCCAGAGCAggcaaaaagattttcaaaatttagAGACAGGAAGAGTTTAATCGAAAAGGATGTG GTAAGGACAGACAGATCGCATCCGTTTTATGAAggagatgaaaaccctaatgtggATCTTTTGCACAACATACTGGTGACCTACtcattttacaattttgaccttGGTTATTGTCAG GGAATGAGTGATCTCCTATCACCAATATTATTCATCATGGAAGATGAATCGGAATCATTTTGGTGTTTTGTCTCTTTAATGGAACGCCTTGGACCAAATTTCAACCGTGACCAGAATGGCATGCACTCTCAACTCTTTGCACTCTCAAAG CTTGTGGAATTGTTAGACAGTCCGTTGCACAGTTATTTCAAGCAGAAAGATTGCTTGAATTGTTTCTTTTGTTTCCGATGGATTCTTATACAATTCAAAAG GGAGTTTGAATACGATAAGTTATTGAGGTTATGGGAGGTATTATGGACTCATTATCCAAGTGAGCATCTTCATCTTTACATGTGTATAGCAATCTTGAAACGGAATCGAGCCAAAATTATGGGGGAGAAAATGGGATTTGACACACTTTTACAATACATTAACGAATTGTCGGGTCAAATTGAGGTGGATGGTGTTCTTCGTGAAGCTGAGGCTCTTTGCGTGTGCGCCGGAGAAAATGGTGTCGCCGCCATTCCGCCGGGAACACCGCCATCGTTGCCTGTTGAAGATGAGTCGATATATCAACATGATGATGAGGTTTTGTAA